From the genome of Streptomyces sp. NBC_00523:
ACGCGTCGACGGCCGACTTCACGGCGTACGTGGAGGAGGAGACCGGCCAGGACCTGTCGGACCTGTGGAAGGCGTGGCTGTACGGCAGGAGCCGGCCCGCCGCGGACGGCTGACCGGCTCCCGCTCCCCGCGTAGGGGTTACTTCACGTTGACGCCGCTCCAGGCCGCGTCGACGGCCTTGAGCTCGGCGCTGTCGGCGCCGTAGAGGTCGGTCGCCGCCTTCTCGGTGGCGGTGCGGGCGTCCGCGTAGTCGGTGGTCGAGGTCATGTACTCGGACAGGGCCTTGTACCAGATCTGGACGGCCTTGTCCCGGCCGATGCCGGCGACGGTGGAGCCGTCGGAGGTCGGGGAGTCGTAGTCGACGCCGTTGATGGTCTTCGCGCCGCTGCCCTCGGACAGCAGGTAGAAGAAGTGGTTGGCGACGCCCGAGGAGTAGTGCACGTCGAGGTCGCCGACGCCGCTGTCCCAGTAGTCGGCCGAGCCGCCGTCCTTGCTGGGCTCGTCCATGTAGCGCAGCGGGCTGCCGTCGCCGTTGATGTCGATCTTCTCGCCGATGAGGTAGTCGCCGACGTCGGTCGCGTTGTCGGCGAAGAACTCGACGGAGGTGCCGAGGATGTCGCTCGTGGCCTCGTTGAGCCCGCCGGACTCGCCGGAGTAGTTCAGGTTGGCGGTGGACGAGGTGAGGCCGTGGCTCATCTCGTGGCCGGCGACGTCGAGGGCGGTGAGGGCGCTCTTGTTGTCGGCGCCGTCGCCGTACGTCATGCAGAAGCAGCTGTCGTCCCAGAAGGCGTTGACGTACGCGTCGCCGTAGTGGACCCGGGAGTACGCGGCCTTGCCGTCACCCGCGATGCCGTCGCGGCCGAAGGCGGACTTGTAGAAGTCCCAGGTCTGCGCGGCGCCGTAGTGGGCGTCGACGGCGGCGGTCTGGCGGTCGTTGCCGGTGCCGTCGCCCCAGGTGTCGTCGTCGTCCGTGACGAGGTTGCCGGTGCCGCTCTCGCCCTGGTTGAGGTCGTACGTCTTGTGGCCGCCGCGGTCGCCGTCGGTCAGCTCGAAGCCGGAGCCGGACGCGGTGGTGGAGAGGTCGACCTTGCCGCTGTACTGGCTGTTGCCGACGCCGGCGGTCTCGATCTCCTCGTAGCTCTGGAGGACCTTGCCGGTGGTGGCGTCGGTGATGACGCGCTTGCGGCTGGGGGTGCCGTCCTTCTGGACGCCCGTCTTGACCGATTCCAGGGCGAGGACGGGGGTGCCGTCGCCGGCCCAGATCACCTTGCGGGCGCTCGCCGCGGTCTTGATCTTCGGCGTGGTGGACGGCACGGATATGCGGGCCGTGGTCGCCTTGGTGACGCTCTTGAGCTTGCCGTTCGCGGCGGTGTGGGTGACGAGGTCGCCGCCGAGGACGGGCAGTCCGGCGTAGGTGCGCTCGTAGCGGGTGT
Proteins encoded in this window:
- a CDS encoding M4 family metallopeptidase, whose product is MTPHMNTRRAAALAAVAAMVLVGIQSGAANAHPNTPGDSASASTPAFSSASARTAAIKTAQSDASSTASALKLGAKEKLIARDVIKDAHGTVHTRYERTYAGLPVLGGDLVTHTAANGKLKSVTKATTARISVPSTTPKIKTAASARKVIWAGDGTPVLALESVKTGVQKDGTPSRKRVITDATTGKVLQSYEEIETAGVGNSQYSGKVDLSTTASGSGFELTDGDRGGHKTYDLNQGESGTGNLVTDDDDTWGDGTGNDRQTAAVDAHYGAAQTWDFYKSAFGRDGIAGDGKAAYSRVHYGDAYVNAFWDDSCFCMTYGDGADNKSALTALDVAGHEMSHGLTSSTANLNYSGESGGLNEATSDILGTSVEFFADNATDVGDYLIGEKIDINGDGSPLRYMDEPSKDGGSADYWDSGVGDLDVHYSSGVANHFFYLLSEGSGAKTINGVDYDSPTSDGSTVAGIGRDKAVQIWYKALSEYMTSTTDYADARTATEKAATDLYGADSAELKAVDAAWSGVNVK